A single region of the Gammaproteobacteria bacterium genome encodes:
- the ampE gene encoding regulatory signaling modulator protein AmpE, with amino-acid sequence MTLITILLALILDRLLTSHKHWRSLCIFNRYVDGLMPRLKLKPEQAYLGIFAVLLIPISLLLFGQTLVAGVWLDLFSVALGAVVLLVCLGPLDWDWAVDKYLKARKRGDDETAHKRAYDVMGEQPPQDKNEQILAVTRTLLIQSGDQLLAVLFWFVIFGPAGAMAYRFSAHLVNDPPHWFAHHPQARQAARYWLGWFGWLPTRMVAIGYALTGSFEDVMHRLKELRPLAHPLDGNHTLLLETGCAALHKEVNDLLPHGYPHEVPHLSLVRSARALALRTLLVWLSLLSLLTLVGWFA; translated from the coding sequence ATGACATTGATTACCATTTTGCTGGCTCTGATTTTAGATCGTCTGCTGACCTCACATAAACATTGGCGCAGCCTCTGTATTTTTAACCGTTATGTTGATGGGTTGATGCCGCGCCTGAAGTTAAAGCCAGAACAGGCGTATTTAGGTATTTTTGCGGTGTTACTGATTCCTATTTCCCTGCTGTTGTTTGGTCAAACTTTGGTGGCTGGGGTGTGGCTGGATCTCTTTAGCGTGGCTTTGGGTGCGGTGGTGCTGTTGGTCTGTTTGGGGCCATTGGATTGGGATTGGGCGGTGGATAAATACTTGAAAGCACGCAAACGAGGTGATGATGAGACGGCGCACAAACGGGCGTACGATGTGATGGGTGAACAGCCTCCGCAAGATAAAAATGAGCAGATTTTGGCCGTGACTCGTACTTTATTGATTCAATCGGGAGATCAATTATTAGCGGTGTTGTTTTGGTTTGTCATTTTTGGTCCGGCTGGGGCGATGGCCTATCGTTTCAGTGCGCATTTAGTCAATGATCCACCGCATTGGTTTGCGCATCATCCGCAGGCTCGCCAAGCAGCGCGTTATTGGTTGGGCTGGTTTGGTTGGCTGCCGACGCGCATGGTGGCGATTGGTTACGCTTTGACCGGCAGTTTTGAAGATGTGATGCATCGTCTCAAAGAGTTGCGCCCCTTGGCGCATCCGCTGGACGGCAATCATACCTTGTTGCTGGAAACGGGCTGTGCCGCTCTGCATAAAGAGGTCAATGATCTGTTGCCGCACGGCTATCCTCATGAGGTGCCTCACCTCTCTTTGGTACGCAGTGCGCGGGCGTTGGCGCTGCGTACCTTGTTGGTGTGGCTGAGTTTGTTGTCGTTGCTGACCTTGGTGGGTTGGTTTGCATAA